A genome region from Streptomyces sp. S4.7 includes the following:
- a CDS encoding helix-turn-helix transcriptional regulator, whose amino-acid sequence MLGTVETKSVSPVFVGRDGELTALTEALARAAAGQPQALLVGGEAGVGKTRLIEELISVACRDGAVVAVGGCVEIGGDGLPFAPFSAALRGLRRLLPEEIAAAADGQEGELARILPELGPSASDALGEHGTASLFELTVRLLERVAADRTVVLILEDLHWADASTRHLLAYLFRTLRRGRLLVITTYRTDDIHRRHPLRPLLAELDRLRTVSRIELSRFSRAEVRRQLHGILGDEPAPQLVDEIFGRSDGNAFFVEELAVAIESGCRSGLTDSLRDLLLVRVETLPENAQRVARIVAEGGATVEFPLLLAVAQLSEDDLIDALRAAVGANILLPVDGDGYRFRHSLVREAISDDLLPGERSRLNRRLAEALEADPSLVRGDESTTRLAGYWYHAHDAAKALPVVLLASVEARRRYAHAEQLRLLERAMELWDAAPEDIRACLRPPDDTEVYPPTAEGASAPLRYLDLLAEATVAARSGGERERALALSKKAMRVLETVDDPLRAAWFWTQRSRLVQDLTRGDGWDELATAQDLVRGLPPSAVHASVLSDVASWGALHRPGPNSLAAADRAVEYARLVGAEHIELNARATRGWLATESGSIEEGLAEMYAVRDRVFELGNLGTLGILGRISINLPSTLESVGRSEEAVAAAELGITLCHQRGLSDKEAWVRVNLSESLFALGRWNESRTAIDEAAWIAHAPKARALVAVRRALLALGRGDAAEAASQVTLARAVFGPHDPQPQHVIAPARLAMVSAARQGRLAEARAEFEQVAAQGFPPGMQRYALPLLCSAAAMEADARGLPEADAGRAAILAIVRDHAKRLPALVPIWRAYDLLLEAELARADGIVAPKLWARAVAAFEALPRPYELAEARHRWAADLLAASADREQATALLIQAHAAAKRLGARHLVEETELLAGRARISLSTTPELAPAPAPETDAVSSLGLTPREQDVLRRVADGLSNRQIAEELYISPKTASVHVSNILAKLGVSGRTEAAAMTHRLHLFSDLEPTRT is encoded by the coding sequence ATGCTCGGAACCGTGGAGACCAAGTCAGTCAGTCCCGTGTTCGTCGGTCGCGACGGCGAGCTGACCGCACTCACCGAAGCGCTCGCCCGCGCCGCCGCGGGCCAGCCGCAGGCGCTTCTCGTCGGCGGTGAGGCGGGGGTCGGCAAGACGAGGCTCATCGAGGAGCTGATCTCGGTGGCCTGCCGCGACGGCGCCGTCGTCGCGGTCGGCGGCTGTGTGGAGATCGGCGGCGACGGCCTGCCCTTCGCGCCCTTCTCCGCGGCCCTGCGCGGCCTGCGGCGACTGCTGCCCGAGGAGATCGCCGCCGCCGCGGACGGCCAGGAAGGCGAACTGGCGAGGATCCTGCCCGAGTTGGGCCCCTCGGCGAGCGACGCCCTGGGTGAGCACGGCACCGCGAGCCTCTTCGAACTGACCGTCCGGCTGCTGGAGCGCGTAGCCGCCGACCGCACGGTCGTCCTCATTCTGGAGGATCTGCACTGGGCCGACGCCTCCACCCGCCATCTGCTCGCCTATCTGTTCCGCACGCTGCGCCGCGGACGGCTCCTCGTCATCACCACCTACCGCACCGACGACATCCACCGCCGCCACCCGCTGCGCCCGCTCCTCGCGGAGCTGGACCGGCTGCGCACGGTCAGCCGGATCGAGCTCTCCCGCTTCAGCCGGGCCGAGGTCCGGCGACAACTGCACGGCATCCTGGGTGACGAGCCGGCGCCGCAACTCGTCGACGAGATCTTCGGGCGCTCCGACGGCAACGCGTTCTTCGTGGAAGAACTGGCCGTCGCCATCGAGTCGGGCTGCCGCTCCGGACTCACCGACTCCCTGCGCGATCTGCTGCTCGTCCGGGTCGAGACCCTGCCGGAGAACGCCCAGCGGGTGGCCCGGATCGTCGCCGAGGGCGGCGCCACCGTCGAGTTCCCCCTGCTGCTGGCCGTCGCACAGCTCTCCGAGGACGACCTGATCGACGCGCTGCGGGCCGCCGTGGGCGCGAACATCCTCCTCCCGGTGGACGGCGACGGGTACCGCTTCCGGCACTCGCTCGTACGCGAGGCGATCAGCGACGACCTGCTCCCCGGCGAACGCTCCCGGCTCAACCGCCGCCTCGCCGAAGCCCTGGAGGCCGACCCCTCGCTCGTACGGGGCGACGAGAGCACCACCCGCCTCGCCGGGTACTGGTACCACGCGCACGACGCGGCCAAAGCCCTGCCCGTCGTCCTGCTCGCCTCCGTCGAGGCCCGCCGGCGCTACGCCCACGCCGAGCAACTGCGGCTGCTGGAGCGCGCCATGGAGCTCTGGGACGCCGCACCCGAGGACATCCGCGCCTGCCTCAGACCCCCGGACGACACCGAGGTCTACCCGCCCACCGCCGAGGGGGCGAGCGCCCCGCTGCGCTATCTCGACCTGCTGGCCGAGGCGACCGTCGCCGCCCGCTCCGGCGGCGAACGCGAGCGGGCCCTGGCGCTGTCCAAGAAGGCCATGCGGGTCCTGGAGACCGTGGACGACCCGCTGCGCGCCGCCTGGTTCTGGACGCAGCGCTCACGGCTGGTGCAGGACCTCACCCGCGGCGACGGCTGGGACGAACTGGCCACCGCCCAGGACCTGGTGCGCGGCCTGCCTCCGTCCGCCGTGCACGCCTCCGTCCTCTCCGACGTCGCGAGCTGGGGCGCCCTGCACCGGCCGGGCCCCAACAGCCTGGCCGCCGCCGACCGCGCCGTGGAGTACGCGCGCCTCGTCGGCGCCGAGCACATCGAACTGAACGCCAGGGCGACCCGCGGCTGGCTCGCCACCGAGTCGGGATCCATCGAGGAGGGACTCGCCGAGATGTACGCGGTACGGGACCGCGTCTTCGAACTCGGCAACCTCGGCACGCTCGGCATCCTGGGCCGCATCAGCATCAACCTGCCGTCCACGCTGGAGAGCGTGGGCCGCTCGGAGGAGGCGGTCGCCGCCGCCGAGCTCGGCATCACCCTCTGCCATCAGCGAGGCCTGTCCGACAAGGAAGCCTGGGTCCGGGTCAATCTGAGCGAATCGCTGTTCGCGCTCGGCCGCTGGAACGAGTCCCGGACGGCGATCGACGAAGCGGCTTGGATCGCGCACGCCCCCAAGGCCCGCGCACTGGTGGCCGTACGGCGCGCGCTGCTCGCCCTCGGGCGCGGCGACGCCGCGGAGGCCGCGAGCCAAGTGACCCTGGCCCGGGCGGTCTTCGGTCCGCACGACCCCCAGCCGCAGCATGTCATCGCGCCGGCCAGGCTGGCGATGGTCAGCGCCGCGCGCCAGGGCCGGCTCGCCGAGGCCCGCGCCGAGTTCGAACAGGTCGCCGCGCAGGGCTTCCCGCCGGGCATGCAGCGGTACGCGCTGCCGCTGCTCTGCTCGGCCGCGGCGATGGAGGCGGACGCGCGCGGGCTGCCGGAGGCCGACGCGGGGCGGGCGGCGATCCTGGCGATCGTCCGCGACCACGCGAAGCGACTGCCCGCCCTCGTCCCGATCTGGCGGGCGTACGACCTGCTGCTCGAAGCCGAACTCGCCCGCGCCGACGGCATCGTCGCCCCGAAGCTGTGGGCCCGCGCCGTGGCCGCCTTCGAGGCGCTTCCACGTCCGTACGAACTCGCCGAGGCCCGCCACCGCTGGGCGGCGGACCTCCTCGCCGCGTCGGCGGACCGGGAACAGGCCACCGCGCTCCTGATCCAGGCCCACGCCGCGGCGAAACGGCTCGGCGCGCGGCACCTGGTCGAGGAGACGGAACTCCTCGCGGGCCGGGCACGGATCAGTCTCTCCACCACCCCGGAACTCGCCCCGGCCCCCGCCCCGGAGACCGACGCCGTCAGCTCTCTGGGTCTGACCCCCCGCGAACAGGACGTCCTGCGCCGGGTGGCCGACGGCCTCAGCAACCGCCAGATCGCCGAGGAGCTGTACATCTCACCCAAAACGGCGAGCGTGCACGTCTCCAACATCCTGGCCAAGCTCGGCGTCTCGGGCCGCACGGAGGCGGCGGCGATGACCCACCGCCTCCACCTCTTCAGCGACCTGGAGCCGACACGCACCTAG
- a CDS encoding PQQ-dependent sugar dehydrogenase has product MTAVLATAALFVVTACSSSDDTARPGSPSGSASSSVSDGSTPPNGAAKPSAPPAKGSAKVVSTLTEGLRSPWGLAALPEGDLLVSSRDEGTITRVDSETGEKTEVGAVPGVAPGGEGGLLGLAISPSFASDTYVYAYFTTESDNRIARMLYDPKRPVGRQLGAPDTILRGIPKGNIHNGGRIAFGPDKMLYAGTGETGETGLAQDKESLGGKILRMTPDGRPAHGNPEADSVVYTYGHRNVQGLAWDSDKRLWASEFGQNTWDELNLIEPGKNYGWPEAEGKAGKSGFVDPVEEWRTGDASPSGIAFAEGSIWMAALRGERLWRIPLAGVKPSAAAQAFFEGEYGRLRTVVATGDGALWLMTSNTDGRGSAKPGDDKILRVDVT; this is encoded by the coding sequence GTGACCGCCGTGTTGGCCACAGCGGCGCTATTCGTCGTGACCGCCTGCTCGTCCTCCGACGACACGGCGCGGCCGGGGAGCCCGTCGGGTTCCGCGTCCTCGTCGGTGTCCGACGGGTCGACGCCCCCAAACGGCGCGGCGAAGCCGTCGGCGCCGCCCGCGAAGGGTTCGGCGAAGGTGGTGTCGACGCTGACGGAGGGCCTCAGGTCGCCGTGGGGTCTGGCGGCGCTGCCCGAGGGCGATCTGCTGGTCTCCTCGCGCGACGAGGGGACGATCACGCGGGTCGACTCGGAGACGGGCGAAAAGACGGAAGTGGGCGCGGTGCCCGGCGTCGCTCCGGGCGGCGAGGGGGGTCTGCTGGGCCTCGCGATCTCCCCGTCGTTCGCCTCGGACACCTATGTGTACGCCTACTTCACGACGGAATCGGACAACCGCATCGCCCGGATGCTGTACGACCCGAAGAGGCCGGTGGGCCGGCAGCTGGGCGCGCCCGACACCATCCTGCGGGGCATTCCGAAGGGGAACATCCACAACGGCGGCCGGATCGCCTTCGGCCCGGACAAGATGCTCTACGCGGGCACGGGCGAGACGGGTGAGACGGGACTCGCGCAGGACAAGGAGTCCCTGGGCGGGAAAATCCTGCGGATGACGCCGGACGGCCGGCCGGCGCACGGCAATCCGGAGGCGGATTCGGTCGTCTACACCTACGGGCACCGCAATGTGCAGGGTCTCGCCTGGGATTCCGACAAGCGGCTGTGGGCGTCGGAGTTCGGCCAGAACACCTGGGACGAGCTCAATCTGATCGAGCCGGGCAAGAACTACGGCTGGCCGGAGGCCGAGGGCAAGGCCGGGAAGTCGGGCTTCGTCGATCCGGTGGAGGAGTGGCGGACGGGCGACGCCTCACCGAGCGGTATCGCCTTCGCCGAGGGCTCCATCTGGATGGCGGCGCTGCGCGGCGAGCGGCTGTGGCGGATCCCGTTGGCGGGCGTGAAACCGTCGGCCGCCGCACAGGCCTTCTTCGAGGGCGAGTACGGCCGTCTGCGCACGGTGGTGGCGACGGGTGACGGTGCGCTGTGGCTGATGACGAGCAACACGGACGGCCGGGGCAGCGCGAAGCCCGGAGACGACAAGATCCTTCGGGTGGACGTGACGTGA
- a CDS encoding aldo/keto reductase has protein sequence MERRAIGAAALTVGAVGLGCMPMSWAYSASEQRGDRSSRTVHAALDAGTTLLDTADMYGPFTNELLLGRVLTQRRDDAFVSTKCGLLVGDQHIVANGRPGYVRRACDASLRRLRTEVIDLYQLHRADPEVPVEETWGAMAELVAAGKVRALGLCAVDARAPRRTGTDRYGATIALLERMQQVFPVSAVEAELSVWAPEATERLLPWCAARGVGLLAAMPLGSGYLTGTLTPGQGFEPDDVRARHPRFTAEMMASNQPVVAGLRRVAERHGATPAQVALAWVLARGPQVVPVPGAKRERWAVENAAAAGLALSAADLAEIAALPPAWESWH, from the coding sequence TTGGAGCGCAGGGCGATCGGTGCGGCAGCACTCACGGTGGGCGCCGTCGGACTCGGCTGTATGCCGATGAGTTGGGCCTACAGCGCCTCCGAGCAGCGGGGCGACCGTTCGTCGCGGACCGTGCACGCGGCGCTCGACGCCGGTACGACACTGCTCGACACGGCCGACATGTACGGCCCCTTCACCAACGAGCTGCTGCTGGGGCGGGTGCTCACGCAGCGGCGCGACGACGCGTTCGTGTCCACCAAGTGCGGTCTGCTGGTGGGCGATCAGCACATCGTCGCCAACGGCCGTCCCGGCTATGTGCGCCGGGCCTGCGACGCGTCGCTGCGGCGGTTGCGCACGGAGGTAATCGACCTCTACCAGTTGCACCGGGCCGATCCGGAGGTGCCGGTCGAGGAGACCTGGGGCGCGATGGCGGAGCTGGTGGCGGCGGGGAAGGTACGGGCCCTGGGGCTGTGCGCGGTGGACGCCCGCGCGCCACGCCGTACCGGCACGGACCGTTACGGGGCGACGATCGCGCTGCTGGAGCGGATGCAGCAGGTGTTTCCGGTGAGCGCGGTGGAGGCGGAGCTGTCGGTGTGGGCGCCGGAGGCGACGGAGCGGCTGCTGCCGTGGTGCGCGGCGCGGGGGGTGGGGCTCCTGGCGGCGATGCCGCTGGGAAGCGGCTATCTGACCGGCACGCTCACCCCCGGGCAGGGCTTCGAGCCGGACGACGTACGGGCCAGGCATCCGCGCTTCACCGCCGAGATGATGGCGTCGAACCAGCCGGTGGTGGCGGGGCTGCGGCGGGTCGCCGAGCGGCACGGGGCGACACCGGCGCAGGTGGCCCTGGCGTGGGTGCTGGCGCGCGGGCCCCAGGTGGTGCCTGTTCCGGGGGCGAAGCGGGAGCGGTGGGCGGTGGAGAACGCGGCGGCGGCCGGGCTGGCGCTGTCGGCGGCGGATCTGGCCGAGATCGCCGCGCTGCCCCCGGCGTGGGAGTCGTGGCACTGA
- a CDS encoding 2-hydroxyacid dehydrogenase → MTSDVWLPIPADEIEGLPAGLDYLHWDGAPEFPGDPADCAFYVVPYMKGMDIALRPLAAMTSVRVVQTLSAGIDHVAPGLGSLPPGVRLCNAKGVHEASTAELTVALVLASLRGIPGFVRGQDAEEWRSGFYPALADKSVLIVGYGSIGAAIEDRLAPFECARVARVARSARATERGPVHALTDLPGLLPEADVVIVSTPLTEETKGLAGAGFLARMKDGALFVNVARGQVADTKALLAELESGRITAALDVTDPEPLPPGHPLWHAPGVVISPHAGGSTSAFMPRAKRLLADQLTRYAAGDALRNEVLTTG, encoded by the coding sequence ATGACTTCAGACGTATGGCTGCCGATACCGGCCGACGAGATCGAAGGGCTTCCCGCCGGCCTGGACTATCTCCACTGGGACGGTGCTCCCGAGTTCCCCGGCGACCCGGCCGACTGCGCCTTCTACGTGGTCCCGTACATGAAGGGCATGGACATCGCGCTCCGGCCGCTCGCCGCGATGACCTCCGTACGCGTCGTACAGACCCTCTCCGCCGGGATCGACCACGTGGCGCCCGGACTCGGCTCGCTGCCCCCCGGTGTGCGTCTGTGCAACGCCAAGGGCGTCCACGAGGCCAGCACCGCCGAACTCACCGTCGCGCTCGTCCTCGCCTCGCTGCGCGGCATCCCCGGCTTCGTCCGGGGCCAGGATGCCGAGGAGTGGCGGTCCGGCTTCTACCCGGCGCTCGCCGACAAGTCCGTGCTGATCGTCGGCTACGGCTCCATCGGCGCCGCCATCGAGGACCGGCTCGCGCCGTTCGAGTGCGCGCGGGTGGCGCGGGTGGCGCGCTCCGCGCGTGCCACCGAGCGCGGCCCCGTGCACGCACTCACCGATCTGCCGGGCCTGCTGCCCGAGGCCGACGTCGTGATCGTGTCGACGCCACTCACCGAGGAGACGAAGGGCCTGGCGGGCGCCGGGTTCCTGGCCCGTATGAAGGACGGCGCGCTGTTCGTGAACGTCGCACGGGGCCAGGTCGCCGACACCAAGGCGCTCCTCGCGGAGCTGGAGAGCGGGCGGATCACGGCCGCGCTCGACGTCACCGATCCGGAACCCCTCCCGCCGGGTCATCCCCTCTGGCATGCTCCGGGTGTTGTCATCAGCCCTCACGCGGGCGGATCCACCTCGGCCTTCATGCCGCGCGCCAAGCGTCTGCTCGCCGACCAACTCACCCGCTACGCCGCGGGGGACGCTCTGCGCAACGAGGTGCTCACCACCGGCTGA
- a CDS encoding EAL domain-containing protein yields MRERSDAEGPSTAAFEPNDTRPHADGPGSGPDPGEAHLTDAYVTGAPLHGARTRRGGGDGDTPRGGPVSPPGALLGPRVAPEDGSDPGSGADAGGGGTGLLAQLLLALICGGYATGAALGWGSPEVALFMGDFGLSIAALIASVSCFLYARGNDSRFRPAWMLFSLSSLMAAGGNAVWGWYEVVLGRPVPSPSLADLFFLCFAPPAIVGLLVLAKRPVSKAGWVCLCLDAWLIGGSLLTLSWSLALAHTTHFDGETVAHAALSLAYPLLDIVLVSMVLALHFRRSTGNRTAINSAIAALALTVLCDALFTSPLLRENYRSGQLLDAGWFAGSLLLAYAPWGVRKTAEIVPEPVRPPRAPRQPGRPIAGSLAALTPYLAAAVCTLGILYNVIEGRRVDRVVVLTGCTVVLALVVRQGIMLVDNIALTHELAQKENHFRSLVQGSSDVIMIAGPEGTLDYVSPAAAGVYGREADGLVGAALESIIHPDDRGRVKREVRRFLAAPPTEEPTTRIECRFKSGTGDWLNVESTVNRHQGGLILNSRDVTERVRLQAQLQHNAEHDPLTDLPNRALFTERVRQALSGRRSGDPGTAVLFIDLDGFKGVNDRLGHQVGDELLINAARRLQDSVRAGDTAARLGGDEFAALILGDGTDDQTAREYQVHEIADRLRLKLSQPYRIEGNDVRVAASIGVAFAEPGITPTHLMRNADLAMYRAKAGGKDRVELYAPQMQADVVRRTELATRLRTALRDGEFALLHQPVVDLSTGQVSAVAAQARWRSAQGILFTPAEFLRVADDSDRTAELGRWLLEEAVEQAAERGRTGHLVPVTVRLSARRLLDRSMPLGSIEALLTRHGLPSGSLLIELADSDPRTSLDELEHRLLALRRLGVRIALDGFGSGYAAINALRRLPVDVLKVDRGLVEGVVESARLHKITAGLLRIAGDLGMVSVADGVDVPEQVLALRAMGCTHGQGMAFSGPLDEYRLRRALIRGEFPLPGATPLPVLSGGSLPVRRTWAATPDMIPRPITRPSVRSNVETPVPPT; encoded by the coding sequence ATGCGCGAACGATCCGACGCGGAAGGGCCGTCCACGGCGGCCTTCGAACCCAACGACACAAGGCCACACGCCGACGGCCCAGGCTCCGGCCCGGACCCCGGCGAGGCGCACCTCACCGACGCGTACGTCACCGGAGCGCCCCTCCACGGCGCGAGGACCCGCCGCGGCGGCGGTGACGGCGACACCCCCCGAGGTGGCCCCGTGAGCCCCCCCGGGGCGCTCCTCGGCCCCCGCGTCGCCCCGGAGGACGGCAGCGACCCCGGCAGCGGCGCCGACGCCGGCGGAGGCGGCACCGGCCTCCTCGCGCAACTCCTCCTCGCCCTCATCTGCGGGGGCTACGCGACCGGCGCGGCACTCGGCTGGGGTTCCCCCGAAGTGGCCCTGTTCATGGGCGACTTCGGCCTCAGCATCGCCGCCCTCATCGCCTCGGTCTCCTGCTTCCTCTACGCCCGCGGGAACGACAGCCGATTCCGCCCCGCCTGGATGCTCTTCTCGCTCTCCTCCTTGATGGCCGCCGGCGGGAACGCGGTCTGGGGCTGGTACGAGGTCGTGCTCGGCCGCCCCGTACCGAGCCCCTCCCTCGCCGACCTGTTCTTCCTCTGCTTCGCGCCACCCGCCATCGTCGGTCTGCTCGTCCTCGCCAAACGTCCCGTCAGCAAGGCCGGCTGGGTCTGTCTCTGCCTCGACGCCTGGCTGATCGGCGGCTCGCTCCTCACGCTCTCCTGGAGCCTGGCCCTCGCGCACACCACGCACTTCGACGGCGAGACCGTCGCCCACGCCGCTCTCTCCCTCGCCTATCCGCTGCTGGACATCGTGCTCGTCAGCATGGTGCTCGCCCTGCACTTCCGGCGCTCGACCGGCAACCGTACGGCCATCAACTCCGCCATCGCCGCCCTCGCCCTCACGGTCCTGTGCGACGCCCTGTTCACCTCCCCGCTGCTCCGGGAGAACTACCGCTCGGGCCAGCTGCTCGACGCGGGCTGGTTCGCCGGGTCCCTGCTGCTCGCGTACGCGCCCTGGGGCGTGCGCAAGACCGCCGAGATCGTCCCCGAGCCGGTACGGCCGCCCCGCGCCCCCCGGCAGCCCGGCAGGCCCATCGCGGGCTCCCTGGCCGCGCTGACGCCGTATCTCGCCGCCGCCGTGTGCACCCTGGGGATCCTGTACAACGTCATCGAGGGCCGCCGGGTCGACCGCGTCGTGGTCCTCACCGGCTGCACGGTCGTCCTCGCCCTGGTCGTACGGCAGGGCATCATGCTCGTCGACAACATCGCGCTCACCCATGAACTGGCCCAGAAGGAGAACCACTTCCGTTCCCTGGTCCAGGGATCGAGCGACGTCATCATGATCGCCGGGCCCGAGGGCACCCTGGACTACGTCAGCCCCGCGGCGGCCGGCGTCTACGGACGCGAGGCGGACGGCCTCGTCGGCGCGGCACTGGAATCGATCATCCACCCGGACGACCGGGGCCGGGTCAAACGCGAGGTACGCCGCTTCCTGGCGGCGCCTCCCACGGAGGAGCCCACCACCCGCATCGAGTGCCGCTTCAAGTCCGGCACCGGCGACTGGCTGAACGTGGAATCCACGGTCAACCGCCACCAGGGCGGCCTGATCCTCAACAGCCGCGACGTCACCGAACGTGTCAGGCTCCAGGCCCAGTTGCAGCACAACGCCGAGCACGACCCGCTCACCGACCTGCCGAACCGCGCCCTGTTCACCGAGCGGGTCCGCCAGGCACTCTCCGGGCGCCGGTCGGGCGACCCCGGCACAGCGGTCCTCTTCATCGACCTCGACGGCTTCAAGGGCGTCAACGACCGCCTCGGCCACCAGGTCGGCGACGAACTGCTGATCAACGCGGCCCGCCGCCTCCAGGACTCGGTACGCGCCGGGGACACCGCAGCCCGCCTCGGCGGGGACGAGTTCGCCGCCCTCATCCTCGGCGACGGCACCGACGACCAGACCGCCCGCGAGTACCAGGTCCACGAGATCGCCGACCGGCTGCGCCTGAAGCTGTCGCAGCCGTACCGCATCGAAGGCAACGATGTCCGCGTCGCCGCCTCCATCGGAGTCGCGTTCGCCGAGCCCGGGATAACCCCCACCCACCTCATGCGCAACGCCGACCTCGCCATGTACCGCGCCAAGGCCGGCGGCAAGGACCGCGTCGAGCTGTACGCCCCCCAGATGCAGGCCGACGTGGTCCGCAGGACCGAACTGGCCACCAGGCTCCGCACCGCCCTGCGGGACGGCGAATTCGCCCTGCTCCACCAGCCCGTCGTCGACCTCTCCACCGGACAGGTCTCCGCCGTCGCCGCCCAGGCCCGCTGGCGCTCCGCCCAGGGCATCCTCTTCACCCCCGCCGAGTTCTTACGGGTCGCCGACGACAGCGACCGCACCGCCGAGTTAGGGCGCTGGCTGCTCGAAGAAGCCGTCGAGCAGGCCGCCGAGCGCGGCAGGACGGGCCACCTCGTACCGGTGACCGTCCGTCTCTCCGCCCGCAGACTGCTCGACCGGTCCATGCCACTGGGCTCCATCGAAGCCCTCCTGACCCGCCACGGGCTCCCCTCGGGCTCCCTGCTGATCGAGCTGGCGGACAGCGACCCGCGCACGTCCCTGGACGAGCTGGAGCACCGCCTGCTCGCGCTGCGCCGTCTGGGCGTACGGATCGCCCTCGACGGCTTCGGCAGCGGCTACGCGGCGATCAACGCGCTGCGCCGCCTCCCCGTCGACGTACTGAAAGTGGACCGCGGGCTGGTCGAGGGCGTCGTCGAGTCCGCCAGGCTGCACAAGATCACCGCGGGGCTGCTCCGGATCGCCGGCGATCTGGGCATGGTCTCGGTGGCCGACGGCGTCGACGTACCGGAACAGGTCCTCGCGCTCCGCGCCATGGGCTGCACCCACGGCCAGGGCATGGCCTTCTCCGGCCCCCTCGACGAGTACCGGCTGCGCCGTGCGCTGATCCGCGGCGAATTCCCCCTCCCCGGGGCCACCCCGCTGCCCGTGCTCAGCGGCGGCTCGCTGCCCGTCCGCCGGACCTGGGCGGCCACCCCGGACATGATCCCCCGACCGATCACCCGTCCGTCCGTCCGCTCAAATGTTGAGACGCCAGTCCCACCCACTTGA